Proteins encoded together in one Shumkonia mesophila window:
- a CDS encoding TRAP transporter small permease — MKRLCELYFKLARVLLALLLSGMVVLVFGNVVLRYAFNSGLTISEELSRIFFVWIIFLGATVALAEHGHIGIDFVVKNMPRPVAKAMAVLGSLIVLGCCVLMLSGSYTQSVINLTVVTPVLNWSMTVYYGAGLFFAVVAIIIILVDIWRVLADRPAIAIGAPARERAATGEAPR, encoded by the coding sequence ATGAAACGTCTCTGCGAGCTCTATTTCAAACTCGCCAGGGTCCTGCTTGCCCTGCTGCTCTCGGGCATGGTGGTCCTGGTTTTCGGCAACGTGGTGCTGCGCTACGCCTTCAATTCCGGCCTGACCATTTCAGAAGAGCTGTCGCGCATCTTCTTCGTGTGGATCATCTTCCTGGGCGCCACGGTGGCGCTGGCCGAGCACGGCCATATCGGCATCGATTTCGTGGTCAAGAACATGCCCCGCCCGGTCGCCAAGGCGATGGCGGTGCTGGGCAGCCTGATTGTGCTGGGCTGTTGCGTGCTGATGCTGAGCGGCAGCTATACCCAGTCGGTGATCAACCTGACCGTGGTCACCCCGGTGCTCAACTGGTCGATGACCGTCTACTACGGGGCGGGCCTGTTCTTCGCCGTCGTCGCCATCATCATCATCCTCGTCGATATCTGGCGCGTGCTGGCCGACCGGCCGGCCATCGCCATCGGCGCGCCGGCCCGTGAACGGGCGGCCACCGGGGAGGCGCCGCGATGA